In one window of Octopus bimaculoides isolate UCB-OBI-ISO-001 chromosome 20, ASM119413v2, whole genome shotgun sequence DNA:
- the LOC106873876 gene encoding protein FAM210A isoform X1 translates to MIYPRIAFGLNFVHRMKQTCVNKNVVQLCARCNFLSHHRHIEERHFISSWSRVKVNATEANRQLFFSSYNHLQLIPGPKYGRQNNFNLTNQLVPSAYCRNFRTNSFHKTSRVQRNGEDIDKETPKGLSIFQRFKQAYKQHGKVLIGVHLATSAVWFGSFYYLTITGFDIIPVLERLNVSETIISQFKKSGIGNIAVAYLMYKLATPARYTVTLAGTNLAIRYFKKTGRMKPVPDEAKFKRLYSDSKLYLNARRKQLKKSRLLKMKKRFLKLKKLRKKRF, encoded by the exons ATGATTTACCCCAGGATAGCATTTGGCTTGAATTTTGTTCATCGAATGAAACAGACATGCGTTAATAAGAATGTGGTTCAGTTGTGTGCACGCTGTAATTTCTTgagtcatcatcgtcatatagaggaaaggcattttatttcatcatggTCCAGAGTAAAGGTTAATGCTACTGAAG ccaACAGGcagttatttttctcttcctacAATCATCTCCAATTAATACCAGGGCCCAAATATGGAAGACAAAATAACTTTAACTTAACAAATCAGTTGGTACCATCTGCATATTGTCGAAATTTCCGAACAAATTCCTTTCACAAGACCAGCAGGGTTCAGCGTAATGGAGAAGATATCGACAAGGAAACTCCAAAGGGTTTATCCATTTTTCAACGATTCAAACAAGCCTATAAACAGCATGGCAAAGTTCTCATTGGAGTCCATCTTGCCACGTCTGCTGTCTGGTTTGGTTCCTTCTATTATCTCACTATAAC TGGTTTTGACATAATTCCTGTCCTTGAAAGACTAAATGTAAGTGAGACGATAATTAGCCAGTTCAAAAAATCCGGCATTGGAAATATAGCTGTTGCATATTTAATGTACAAACTTGCCACACCTGCCCGATACACGGTGACTTTAGCAGGAACAAACCTGGCCATCCGATATTTCAAGAAAACTGGACGCATGAAACCAGTGCCGGATGAGGCAAAATTCAAAAGACTTTATTCTGACAGTAAGCTGTATTTAAATGCTCGCAGAAAACAACTAAAGAAGAGTAGGTtgctaaaaatgaagaaaagatttCTGAAACtcaaaaaattgagaaaaaaacgATTTTAG
- the LOC106873876 gene encoding protein FAM210A isoform X2 — MMSLSDGERGKRIGLKEKNLGPRGGEWCYSVWANRQLFFSSYNHLQLIPGPKYGRQNNFNLTNQLVPSAYCRNFRTNSFHKTSRVQRNGEDIDKETPKGLSIFQRFKQAYKQHGKVLIGVHLATSAVWFGSFYYLTITGFDIIPVLERLNVSETIISQFKKSGIGNIAVAYLMYKLATPARYTVTLAGTNLAIRYFKKTGRMKPVPDEAKFKRLYSDSKLYLNARRKQLKKSRLLKMKKRFLKLKKLRKKRF, encoded by the exons atgatgtCACTAAGTGACGGAGAAAGGGGGAAAAGGATTGGACTGAAGGAGAAAAACTTAGGACCCAGAGGCGGTGAGTGGTGTTACTCAGTGTGGG ccaACAGGcagttatttttctcttcctacAATCATCTCCAATTAATACCAGGGCCCAAATATGGAAGACAAAATAACTTTAACTTAACAAATCAGTTGGTACCATCTGCATATTGTCGAAATTTCCGAACAAATTCCTTTCACAAGACCAGCAGGGTTCAGCGTAATGGAGAAGATATCGACAAGGAAACTCCAAAGGGTTTATCCATTTTTCAACGATTCAAACAAGCCTATAAACAGCATGGCAAAGTTCTCATTGGAGTCCATCTTGCCACGTCTGCTGTCTGGTTTGGTTCCTTCTATTATCTCACTATAAC TGGTTTTGACATAATTCCTGTCCTTGAAAGACTAAATGTAAGTGAGACGATAATTAGCCAGTTCAAAAAATCCGGCATTGGAAATATAGCTGTTGCATATTTAATGTACAAACTTGCCACACCTGCCCGATACACGGTGACTTTAGCAGGAACAAACCTGGCCATCCGATATTTCAAGAAAACTGGACGCATGAAACCAGTGCCGGATGAGGCAAAATTCAAAAGACTTTATTCTGACAGTAAGCTGTATTTAAATGCTCGCAGAAAACAACTAAAGAAGAGTAGGTtgctaaaaatgaagaaaagatttCTGAAACtcaaaaaattgagaaaaaaacgATTTTAG
- the LOC106873876 gene encoding protein FAM210A isoform X3, whose protein sequence is MYLLFKTTANRQLFFSSYNHLQLIPGPKYGRQNNFNLTNQLVPSAYCRNFRTNSFHKTSRVQRNGEDIDKETPKGLSIFQRFKQAYKQHGKVLIGVHLATSAVWFGSFYYLTITGFDIIPVLERLNVSETIISQFKKSGIGNIAVAYLMYKLATPARYTVTLAGTNLAIRYFKKTGRMKPVPDEAKFKRLYSDSKLYLNARRKQLKKSRLLKMKKRFLKLKKLRKKRF, encoded by the exons ATGTATCTTCTTTTTAAGACGACAG ccaACAGGcagttatttttctcttcctacAATCATCTCCAATTAATACCAGGGCCCAAATATGGAAGACAAAATAACTTTAACTTAACAAATCAGTTGGTACCATCTGCATATTGTCGAAATTTCCGAACAAATTCCTTTCACAAGACCAGCAGGGTTCAGCGTAATGGAGAAGATATCGACAAGGAAACTCCAAAGGGTTTATCCATTTTTCAACGATTCAAACAAGCCTATAAACAGCATGGCAAAGTTCTCATTGGAGTCCATCTTGCCACGTCTGCTGTCTGGTTTGGTTCCTTCTATTATCTCACTATAAC TGGTTTTGACATAATTCCTGTCCTTGAAAGACTAAATGTAAGTGAGACGATAATTAGCCAGTTCAAAAAATCCGGCATTGGAAATATAGCTGTTGCATATTTAATGTACAAACTTGCCACACCTGCCCGATACACGGTGACTTTAGCAGGAACAAACCTGGCCATCCGATATTTCAAGAAAACTGGACGCATGAAACCAGTGCCGGATGAGGCAAAATTCAAAAGACTTTATTCTGACAGTAAGCTGTATTTAAATGCTCGCAGAAAACAACTAAAGAAGAGTAGGTtgctaaaaatgaagaaaagatttCTGAAACtcaaaaaattgagaaaaaaacgATTTTAG